The genomic window CTCTTACATTCccatttttctatgaaccattacttccCCTTGTTCCCAGATTCCCAGGATACACAAATTCCTTTCATTCCTTgatttaaaaaagagaaagaaagtatgaaacaGGGTATTACAGCCGTCATGTAATATGTCACACAAAAGTGACTCATGTGTGATATACCTTAAAGCAGTCATGCTAATTACTGCACAAATATATGCCACAATTTTCACACATGAACTTTTTGAACTTTTGATCACCCACTATCTAAGCTTCTGAAGTagcagctaattgcactctccctcctcttcatTCAGTTGTAACAGATCAAGATCATCATCTGATAAGCGTTGTAAAACATTCATCAGAAAACTAGTCAAAATCTGAAGTTTTAAACATTCCATTTTCTGTGTACCTGTAAACTTGTCAAAATCTGAAATTTTAAACATTCCATTTTCTGTGTACCTGTATCTACACAGCACATTGGCAAGAATGTAAGAGCAGTCCCTTTCCCACGGcctagagagggggaggggggtgtcatgcatccattccactcatattCACTGCCCCGCTACTGACCTGGTCAAGGACAGATGACATGCACTGATAATGCAACTCATTTGAAGTTCAAAGTGCTTTCCGCAAGAACTGATTTTCTGTGCCATAGGAAGAAAAGGGAGcattctctgctgcacggttttcctgGCTCCAGGAATGTAAACCTGAAAACTGTTCTGCAGGAATGAAAAAGTTAAAATCAATTACTACAACTGTTAATATTaaaacacagtcaccaacaactgacgatttctgacaaaattctgctgcACTCTTTGAACCACTTCAATGATACAGGTATCTCAAATTTATATCACTGGCACAATGTCAGTGACACCCGCACTTGCATATCTTATTGAGAACCTAGTCTTTTGCATGCAGTCACTTGCCAAAGATAAATATTTGCAGTCCACTATATGCACCTATACAACACATCGTAAAACACCAGGAAAACAGTTACTACAGACCACTTTACAAATTCAAAACGAAAGGTTTCAAGCCAACTTTCAGGTGTATCTACACTTATGATAGATaaacatattcttcttcttcttcttcttctgcgttcactcgtatgcacacgagtgggcttttacgtgtatgaccgtttttaccccgccatgaaggcagccatactccattttcgggggtgtgcatgctgggtatgttcttgtttccataacccaccgaacgctgacatggattacaggatctttaatgtgcgtatttgatctgcttgcatatacacacgaagggggttcaggcactggcaggtctgcacatatgttgacctgggagatcgtaaaattctccaccctttacccaccaggcgccgtcaccgtgattcgaacctgggaccctcagattgacagtccaatgctttaaccactcggctactgcgcccgtcgataAACATATTCAAACATGATTTCCTAACTgaagaatactgttaaaaaatATTTCAGTGTGTACTCAATATTgcgtttaaaagaaaacaaatcaccaCAAAAGAAAATTTTCTATTGAGCATACAGTAGCTATGTTGGCTCTCATGTTGAAAAGCAGTTattaacacagtttcagtttgtcatggagtttctcagttttttttcctcctcctttgtgtgtgtgtgtgtgtgtgtgtgtgtgtgtgtgtgcgtcttaaTCCTGCCCATCCATCTTTCTTGATCAGTCTCCCAGCCAGTGCTTACAACTGATCAAAATACAAACATTCTGGAAATGcagaacaacaaataaatatgCAGACATAGACAGGGATTTATGTACAACACTAACTGatttgatggggttttttggtgtttttttaaggtCACTGTTCTGCTGTTTACCAACTTCACCATGCAACCAATAAAGAGCCAAAGACATTCTGTGGACTAGACTAATTGGAACAGATCCAAAGCTtatacaagttgtgtgtgtgtgtgtgtgtgtgtgtgtatgtgtatgtgtgtgtgtgtgtgcatgtgcgttttaAATCAAATACTGCACAAagaatagggagggaggggggttatttTTATTGTCACATACACTCTCAAAGATCAagttttattatctttttaaaatAAGTAATGatgtaaaaaatgaaaacaactttTGAGTATGTTTCAGCCTGGAGCAAGGGAATTCACTCTGACAGCACACTGAACACCTGGGAAGTACACAGGCTGAAATTTTTCATTCTACTcactaaatattttttttctaaggacaaatACCTGTCCAACTGTTAATACCAACATTAGAAAAATACTATTAATAGTTCATAATATATCAGTGCCTTTTTTGTTGTGCCAccatcaaacagaaatataatcaGCTGTTCTCAAATTTCCATTCAGAAGCCATCTAATTCGGCCACTGCACATCAAATTACAATACCATTTTAAAGCAGTTCACATCTTTTTGTCAATATATGGATGTAGTTATTATCAATCAGCTTCAGCAGCTATAAAACagcaatgaaaaaagaaactgtATACATACAATAACGTCAGTCATGATTTCCAGCAACAATACACAGGGCAAGAGTAGGGTAGAACAATGAAGTTCCATAATCACTGGTGATAATAGTGCAACAACAGTTGCAGAAATGAGAGTCGGCTACGCAGGACTAGATGAAAAAAATAAtaccccccgccccgtcccccccttttttttcttcttaattcctCAAGTTAATCAGGTAATAAATGCAATAAAACACATACAGTATGAGAAGAAGTATGTTGGATTTTGAGCATTACAATATTTTGTACAACAGATTGGATTATGCTGTCATAAAGGCACATACGTATTTGTAATATTCAACAGCTCCCCACCCACcactgcacctcctcctcctgtttctccctcttccctcccctctgttTACACACaacccgcccccatccccccccccccccccccacacacacacacatccccccgccacccccctacacacacaatcacatgacaGTCATGTTCCTCCCATCCAGGCAAAAATGATTCCCAATGGACAAAGCCCTCGACAACAGATCACAAAAACAGTTcaaaaacagaccaaaaacaGTTATCATACTGGCcagttagagacagagatacacgcaTATCATCAGAGAACACAGAGATGGACAAGAAGGCAGTGcaaaagtggggaggggtggggactgggggagagggggcacggggaagggggggagcagtggagggagggggggggggggggtacccgtgtttaaaagaaacgaaaagattCAAGGtgccatagccttttacagccacgAGGGCAGTGAACTCACATTCACATTGTacagggcccagtcctctactTCCCACTGTTTTCACCTTCCCAAGctgaaatcaggtacccattcatacctgcATGGAATGAGAAAAACTGGAGCAAAGTACCCTTCCCTCAGGtaacaacaccatgctgaaatggtACCTTGAATCCTgaacactggtcaacactggatcaggtcCACTGCCTAATCGATTCTGCCACAGTGCTTCCACAGTGCCTGTGTACAAGTGAAGACATCATATTGTGAACTGGTTTGACTGTCACAAAATGTGAAGTtctcttgctttgttttgttgttgttgttgttcttctgcgttcactcgtatgcacatgagtgggcttttacgtgtatgaccgtttttaccccgccatgtaggcagccatactcttgttttcgggggtgtgcatgctgggtatgttcttgtttccataacccaccgaacgctgacatggattacaggatctttaacgtgcatatttgatcttctgcttgcatatacacacgaagggggttcaggcactagcacatatgctgacttgggagatcataaaaatctccaccctttacccaccaggcgccgtcaccgtgatttgaacccgggaccctcagattgacagtccaacgctttaaccactcggctattgcgcccgtcgttgttgttgttgttttgtaagacATCTGTGCCATTAAAACAATTCTTTGGTAAATCAACAGCTCAATGCCCACTGTTCAGTTaagtaattaaaaaacaaaaaattactcACATGGAGAATGTCATGATCAGTATTTCTTCGCATCTATGTATACCGATACAGAGTACAACAGATCATGAGTCATTCTTACATGTTTGGATCTTAATGTCCAATATTTTGTAAATCATTTTTACATGGTTAAGAGGGAATACTCAGTTTAAAACACAGTTGTGAGAGGTTCACACGATTTGAGATTGTCAGCTGATCAAATGTACAAACAAATTTATGTACACAAATGAAAGAACATTGAAAAAATAAACATTAACACTTTAAAAACTGGTTTTAATGAGTGGTTCGTTTATAACAAATGCTGGGTATTAAAGAAATCCCAAACAGATGAGTGAGACACATTTTCCTAAAAAGAAATTACTGTAAAGATACCTGTGACAGAGCAGATGCTATGTAAGGATGAAAACTTTTGTGCTAATACTTGCAGTTTTACCTGTAGAGATTCAAATCACAAATAGggtaataatataaataataatatgcAGATGAACTAGAAGAAGTTGACAGGACATACAAGCACTTACATGACACTTAGTATCTCTAACTATGCATGTTACAGTATATAATCCATGTGGTATtaacttgagaaaaaaagaaaaaaaagaaaatgtggtaTAGCACTATGAAAAATATTTCATGCAACAAACTAACCTGCAACCAAAATATAGATGCCATACTTTCTGGGCTACAAGgcattttggagtgtgtgtgtgtgtgtgtttgtgtgtgtttgtgtgttatttttttattttatgctatgtttacacgggatgcaactaacttgcaaccaaattCAAATTTTGGTTGCAAGGCTGGTACATGCGACTGGACGGTCTCCGCAGGATGCAACTGGCGGCGACTTACGTGCAACTAACTAGGCAACACACACGAGAAACCACGCTGCGAGCGTCTgccaagccagacagaaaaatccgtgacacgcgtgccgcttgcgtcatcaatttcctgttggaaaccggctgagacgagcggcaagctgtggcaaccggcggcgaccgttttttcgcagtttagttgCAAGGCCCTCAAAAAATTATCGGTCTTGGAGGGGAAATAAAATGAGCCTTGCGACCAAACATGCAACCAAAAATCGGGAAAATCCGTTGGTTTCTGAGACCTGCAGTGACGGGCCACAACCAGGGGcaaccagtctccaccagtctccgccggtttcaaagagttagtcgcaaattgtttgcaagttagttgcatcccgtgtaaacgtagttTTACATCATGTACTATGTCCACATGTTGTAGTTATAGCCAGTAGGTTTGCTCTGTTGGCCTACTTTTTGTACCATCTGTTTCGTCCCAAAATATGATGCATGGAACTGTTAAGGCCACACTTTATTTCAAGCCTCGGACTCCACTTCAAAACTGTAGCTTTCCCTTCATTGTACCAAGTCAACTTCATGCTTTCAAGGGCAGACATGGAAGTGATTCCTGAGATGCCAAAACCCTCTCAACTCTTTTTAGAAATGAGTACATTTTACTAATTCATGGcaatctagatttttttttttttttttttgaaacccaGTTGCTTCAGCATTTATTCATCATTTAcgtaccttaaaaaaaaagaaagaaaaaaaaagaagaaagtcacATGTAAACGAATCAGCTGAACAGCTTTTACTCCGCTTCATCACCTGAGACTAGCAATGTGACTCGACAACCTCAACCCGTGCTTGGTACACTACATGCGTCACAAAACGACCAAGTGGTCAAGCAACAGAAAGAAAGCAGGTGGGTGACCCTAGCCAACTGAAAATTGTCTTATCAGAACAATGTTGACATCAGCATAGCACTGGAACAAGCTGTGACTGGTCTTCACAAACTGCAAGGAAATTGGGACAGTTGGTAAACAGTGTGATCCCCTGTGATCACCTTCAAAACAATCCATTCATTCCCAGccttaaaacaataataataataataatgcagtttTACATTGTTGATTTCTGTCACTCTTCAGATCACCTTGACTTTTAATTCTGTACAGTATGAGCAATGTTTGAAATTCAGAAGGCATCACATTGAACTATTTACTGATAAAGTCACTCAGGAAGAGTGCGTGCTGTTGTTTTGCCAGACAACTGCAAAGCAACTCACCAACTACCTGACATTTACTGTgaaagagaaggtgtgtgtgtgtgtgtgtgtgtgtgtgtgtgtgtgtgtgtgtgatttcttctttttctttctttctttgttcataagCTGCAATTCCATGTTTACATGTGAGTATGTACAGGCTTTTAAGTGTTTGACCATTTGTCCCCTACTGTtgaggcagctatactccgttttcagggtttcATATTTTCTGACTCTGTTAAACAGCTGGCAAGAATTAATGGCCAAGACTCTCTTACCGAGATTAGTTACttttctttcttgaaaaaaaaaatgaaaaaaaagtatattatatatattctgCAGGAATCTGGTTatttcaaaaaagaaatcaagttcTCTTATGTCATAAActggtcctttctttcttttgtttaaaaaaagaaaacaaacattccaCAAAAAGAGAAATGTCATGGATGCAGTTTGCTTACACGTCTTGTGTACCAGACTTTACATGCAATCACAATCATCACATCAGAGAACACACCCACCTGGACCATGATGCACTGTGTGGCCCatgtgacaggcagacacaggatTGGGATCGACACTGACCTGTACTGACATGGGCTCCAGAttttgtattagtatttgtatttctttttatcacagcagatttctctgtgtgaaattcaggctgctctccccagggagagcgcgtcgctataatacagcgccacccttttttttttgtattttttcctgcctgcagtttcatttgttttccctatcgaagtggatttttctatagaattttgccaggaacaaccctcttgttgccgtgggttcttttacgtgtgctaagtgcatgctgcacacgggaccttggtttatcgtctcatccgaatgactagagtccagaccaccactcaaggtctagtggagggggagaaaatatcggcggccgagccatgattcgaaccagcgcgctcagattttctcgcttcctaggcagacgtgttacctctaggccatcactccacacacatgcgcatgagGAAAGCATGAGCACGCTGGGTactaatttttttctctctctctttcttgctcaaAGCCCAGCCAACTCCCCACAGGGCCGTATCACGGCTGATAAACTGTAAATATCAATCCCATAaaagtttcattaaaaaaaaaaaaaaagaaaaggaaagagaaaagaaaatttggTATGAATACGAGGTTGGCAGGTAAGACTGATTTAACCATAAACATCATGCTTCAAATGTGACCGattgctttagaaaaaaaaagatctatctatctatctatctatctatctatctacctatctatactatacagagagagagagggggggagagagagagagagacatatttcTTTGTAGCCTGAGAAAAAGTCACATGATTTATTTCTCATACCTGTACACAACATAAACAGTGAGAAAGtgatggaaggaagaagggaggaagggaagcatCACAGTGTCAGCAGCTGTTCCAACATGCTAATCAGTTTGTGAAGACCAAAGAGGTAGTTATTGTCTTTGCCGGAAGCAGGAAAGACGTGAGCAAAGTCAATCATTCGCACGTCCACCAGGGGAGGATTGTTCCGACACAACATCTGCCCATCTTTCTGTGCTGCAGCGATGGAAGACGGAGTCCCTCCTTTGCTTTCAGTACTCGACACCACAGTGTCTTCTTTACTTTCTGAAACACCCGCGCCAGCCTTGCCATCCAGGGAGcttgtctgatgatgatggtgttcatTAGGACTTACCTGACTGACTTCCTTATTTTCTGAAAAACTCGACTGAGCTTTATTTTCTAGTTCCCCCGTCTTTTCCTCACTTCCTCCGGCACTTCCCTCCCCATCCTGTGTTCTGGACACCTTGCAAAGCGATGCTGACTGTGTCAGGATCCCTTCTTCCTCAGCTCCCTCCGTGCGTCCTCTCTTCTGACCTGCGCTGACTCTGCCCTCCAAAGCACCAGAACGCGTAGACCCTGACCCGTTTTCAAGGCCGTCAACCGCAGGGTTGGTTCTTAAACAGTCCACAGCGTCACTCCCTGCACTTTCATCTGGTCCTCCAGTGCCGGCCGTCAGACTCGGGGATGGATCAGAGACTGGGGATGCTGGAACTGGGTCTGAACTAGGACGGCTGCTGGTGTCTGATGAGGTGCAGTGCTCGTCACTGCTGTAGACAATCAGGAGGGAGCTAGCGTAGAAGGCAAAGGTCCGCTGCACTTGGAACCAGCGCTCCAGGTGCCGCAGCTTGATCAGCAGAGCATGCACCACGTCCTTGCGTAGGCGTCCATTGTGCAGGCCAAAGAACTTGCCCAGACCTGAAATCAGTGTTcagccatagagagagagagggagggagggagagagaaagacacagacagacagaggaaatccTCAGAACTCTGAAATAGGTTACTGCAAGGCCAGTAGCTTATTTGTAAAGGaggcacatacgtacatacatttaaccctttgagctctgaccaccgctttactggtggtagagaaaaatgacataatgcctagccaccggttgagcggtgcataaacacttgtgtcgtgttttgctattggttgacttatattgaagagccaatcagaaaaactgtaatattctgacagcaaacgtagtaccaacataGCTGCACCTTTTCACTGTATTTtctgcatgtgctttggataaaaaagatcgatttcaatataagtcaaccaatatcaaaacacgacaagtgtttacgcaccgctcaaccggtggctaggcattatgtcatttttctctaccaccggtaaagcggtggtcagggcactctttttatatctgccgtgacacattaaataccaattatttgcaaattttggctcaggagctcaggcagaagggttaaaattgctcaggaactcagggctcaaagggttaagacacACAATATGCCGTAAGTACTGGGGTAAAAGATTAAGAACcaacattatgaaaaaaaaaaatctaactatACGGAAGGCA from Babylonia areolata isolate BAREFJ2019XMU chromosome 1, ASM4173473v1, whole genome shotgun sequence includes these protein-coding regions:
- the LOC143288864 gene encoding uncharacterized protein LOC143288864 isoform X2 is translated as MSEKKVKDREEAEDAWTSSTKLQGTTVLATQVGGHRFGANGSKTGMLDRGNGMVLKALQTPPRGTRELWLYRTTFAPACQDRDLLDLRHFLPLYYGTEEVDGVTFLVMNNITHHFPKPNVLDLKMGQVTYDPEASEVKKQQEISKYPPQKELGFKLTGMMIQDAKSGCSQHFDKNYCRAVTAETVLTDGLGKFFGLHNGRLRKDVVHALLIKLRHLERWFQVQRTFAFYASSLLIVYSSDEHCTSSDTSSRPSSDPVPASPVSDPSPSLTAGTGGPDESAGSDAVDCLRTNPAVDGLENGSGSTRSGALEGRVSAGQKRGRTEGAEEEGILTQSASLCKVSRTQDGEGSAGGSEEKTGELENKAQSSFSENKEVSQVSPNEHHHHQTSSLDGKAGAGVSESKEDTVVSSTESKGGTPSSIAAAQKDGQMLCRNNPPLVDVRMIDFAHVFPASGKDNNYLFGLHKLISMLEQLLTL